The Thermobispora bispora DSM 43833 genome window below encodes:
- a CDS encoding toxin glutamine deamidase domain-containing protein: MYNPIVSPDGRRWRDYERAAETAPPFPARGDGRPAMANGVTGGVLGRLVNGTGPGHGGSPNGAVGGLANGLMNGTAGHLAMDLLGGADRAPAEHHRPGPAVPDRPEAGGGEATGDAREPAPADRPIPEVPEPRTAADDADPSPAVELPAPARIGDDAGVPAEDDRAPEPEGTGETAEETRDTEPVETVARGDAERIVTAEEEAELDWLDRPNRPPRLEETRPYGRPGGLAEPTPESQANLEQAVNGRFPDPRGTWIRLINAEGPTEDPFRSTNAVDCALAVISTWHGEPVVAARRLPEYDPSGRPLLTGETGGVARAEAWLGHRFEYVGHGCRAYTAIAERLRAAGHGGSAVLITRWPGGGSHAWNAVNCRGEVLWIDAQRGHMAVEPPYEDVTAVFAVIMDRHGRRM; this comes from the coding sequence GTGTACAACCCGATCGTCAGCCCGGACGGGCGCCGCTGGCGTGACTACGAGCGGGCGGCTGAGACCGCGCCGCCGTTCCCCGCCCGCGGCGACGGCCGCCCCGCCATGGCGAACGGCGTCACGGGCGGCGTGCTGGGCCGGCTCGTGAACGGGACCGGCCCCGGCCACGGCGGCTCGCCCAACGGCGCGGTCGGCGGGCTCGCCAATGGCCTCATGAACGGGACCGCCGGCCATCTCGCGATGGACCTGCTCGGCGGGGCGGACCGGGCGCCTGCCGAGCACCACCGGCCCGGCCCCGCCGTACCGGATCGCCCGGAGGCCGGAGGCGGGGAGGCCACCGGTGACGCGCGGGAGCCCGCGCCGGCCGACCGCCCGATACCCGAGGTGCCCGAGCCCAGGACGGCGGCCGACGACGCGGACCCGTCGCCGGCCGTGGAGCTCCCGGCGCCGGCCCGGATCGGCGACGACGCCGGCGTCCCGGCGGAGGACGACCGCGCGCCCGAGCCGGAGGGGACCGGCGAGACCGCGGAGGAGACCCGGGACACCGAGCCGGTGGAGACCGTGGCGCGCGGTGACGCGGAGCGGATCGTGACCGCCGAGGAGGAGGCCGAGCTCGACTGGCTCGACCGCCCGAACCGGCCGCCCCGGCTCGAGGAGACCCGGCCGTACGGCAGACCGGGCGGGCTCGCCGAGCCGACCCCGGAGAGCCAGGCGAACCTGGAGCAGGCGGTGAACGGCCGGTTCCCGGACCCGCGGGGCACCTGGATCCGGTTGATCAACGCCGAGGGCCCGACCGAGGACCCGTTCCGGTCCACGAACGCCGTGGACTGCGCGCTCGCGGTGATCTCGACCTGGCACGGCGAGCCGGTGGTGGCGGCGCGGCGGCTGCCGGAGTACGACCCGTCGGGCCGTCCCCTGCTCACGGGGGAGACCGGGGGAGTGGCCCGGGCCGAGGCGTGGCTGGGGCATCGGTTCGAGTACGTGGGCCACGGCTGCCGCGCCTACACCGCGATCGCGGAGCGGCTGCGGGCCGCGGGGCACGGCGGGTCCGCGGTGCTGATCACCCGCTGGCCGGGCGGTGGCAGCCACGCGTGGAACGCGGTGAACTGCCGCGGCGAGGTGCTGTGGATCGACGCCCAGCGGGGCCACATGGCGGTGGAGCCGCCGTACGAGGACGTCACCGCCGTGTTCGCGGTGATCATGGACCGGCACGGCCGGCGGATGTGA
- a CDS encoding TetR/AcrR family transcriptional regulator, translating into MTPEKAVHRRADAARNDARILAAAREVFIEYGPDAPVSVIAERAGVGMGTLYRRYPSKEDLMRALTMATMEDTRRAAEEACAHPDPWAGFTGFLEACVEAGVDGSPRVTGSFTVTEEILQASRRAREAVQRLVDRAQAAGVLRADVNAHDIALVLGVLRELRVAHRDRDPALRRRFTAIVLDGLRPAAARPLPAPPAGWDDVVRAWQAVSARAGDGDPPPPGT; encoded by the coding sequence ATGACCCCCGAGAAGGCCGTGCATCGCCGCGCCGACGCCGCGCGCAACGACGCGCGCATCCTGGCCGCGGCCCGCGAGGTGTTCATCGAGTACGGCCCGGACGCGCCGGTCTCCGTGATCGCCGAACGGGCCGGCGTCGGGATGGGCACCCTCTACCGGCGGTATCCGAGCAAGGAAGACCTCATGCGGGCGCTCACCATGGCGACCATGGAGGACACCCGCCGGGCCGCAGAGGAGGCGTGCGCCCACCCCGACCCGTGGGCGGGCTTCACCGGGTTCCTCGAGGCCTGCGTCGAGGCGGGCGTGGACGGATCGCCCCGGGTGACCGGCTCCTTCACGGTGACCGAGGAGATCCTCCAGGCGAGCCGGCGGGCCCGTGAGGCGGTGCAGCGGCTCGTCGACCGCGCCCAGGCCGCGGGCGTGCTGCGCGCCGACGTCAACGCGCACGACATCGCCCTCGTGCTCGGCGTGCTGCGCGAGCTGCGCGTGGCGCACCGCGACCGCGACCCCGCGCTGCGGCGGCGGTTCACCGCGATCGTGCTCGACGGGCTGCGGCCCGCCGCGGCACGGCCGCTGCCCGCCCCGCCGGCGGGCTGGGACGACGTGGTGCGCGCCTGGCAGGCCGTGTCCGCGCGGGCCGGGGACGGGGATCCGCCGCCACCGGGGACATGA
- a CDS encoding NADPH-dependent FMN reductase, whose amino-acid sequence MAGPPIRLAAIVASTREGRFADTVANWFIDQVTRYDVDLDVIDLKYTPLPAVMRAAPGPEVRAFAARIGAADAFVVITCEYNHGYPASLKLAIDSVRDEWRAKPVAFVSYGGLGGGLRAVEQLKQVFAELEAVLVRDSVSFHMAHERFDDAGRPRHPEQAGRAAAIMLDRLLWWAGVLRDARKTLPPAA is encoded by the coding sequence ATGGCCGGCCCCCCGATCCGGCTCGCGGCGATCGTCGCGAGCACCCGCGAGGGACGGTTCGCCGACACCGTGGCGAACTGGTTCATCGACCAGGTGACGCGGTACGACGTCGACCTCGACGTCATCGACCTGAAGTACACCCCGTTGCCGGCCGTGATGCGCGCCGCGCCCGGTCCCGAGGTGCGCGCCTTCGCCGCCCGCATCGGCGCCGCGGACGCGTTCGTGGTGATCACTTGCGAGTACAACCACGGATATCCGGCGTCCCTCAAGCTCGCCATCGACTCGGTGCGGGACGAGTGGCGGGCCAAGCCGGTGGCCTTCGTCTCCTACGGCGGGCTGGGCGGCGGGTTGCGCGCGGTGGAGCAGCTCAAACAGGTCTTCGCCGAGCTCGAGGCCGTGCTCGTCCGTGACTCGGTGAGCTTCCACATGGCCCACGAGCGGTTCGACGACGCCGGCCGGCCGCGGCACCCGGAGCAGGCCGGCCGCGCCGCGGCGATCATGCTCGACCGGCTGCTGTGGTGGGCGGGCGTGCTGCGCGACGCCAGGAAGACCCTCCCGCCGGCGGCCTAG
- a CDS encoding ABC transporter permease, with translation MLRVILAGLRARKLRLVLTSLAIVLGVGFVSGTQVLTDTLQAGYRQGFTADAGKLDVVVIPGKEELTSETLGKIRAVPGVAEAHPVLIGEAPLIGRDGKVVGEIPPRGVAMPVIRLNVTAGEAPTAAGEAVLDEATAEEQGFSVGDTIAVLDHKGARHEFRLAGIFDVGVDQRLAYGGAVVFTVDDALRITGVKRFTEIDVIGAGTSPESLRDAVASALGSAAEVRTGEEHAEVLAEANGASLGVMRIGLLLFAAVALLVAGLVIYNTFSILVAQRTREMALLRCIGATRRQVFGAVVLESAIVGLISSILGLFAGLGLGAGAIALLEATGSDLPGGTVRLSTAAAVSGLVTGLAVTVGAALLPARQATKVAPVAALRTQVEEQSFRAGVLRVVASLLLALAGGAVTAYGVAGEPGENALVIVTAGGILVFFAVLIIGPVIVRPLSRIAGRVPAWLFGVPGRLAVGNAQRNPKRSATTTIALTVGVTLITFMSVLTATLQETIMRKLDKQFPAQFVVYAQTGTVPRAIADDLRTRPEIGSVVEIREKEGKLNGRHVDFGTLTQAALGDSVHLEVTSGSLDGFGPGTVAIADHIATRNGIKVGDVVTLSAERRTARLRVAAIVDGSLNLVPPVLLPEQSFERYFGTVDDAMVLASGARGVPFETADRVVNAATHAYPAVKVSSAAKIRAQFEEQFAILMNIVVALLGLAIIISLLGIANTLTLSVHERIRESAVLRALGLTGGQLRGMISIEALVLGLVGAIIGIALGTVYGWLAAASAFNDVSLQLPVGRILLFLALSGLAAVLAALLPARRAARVSIAGALSAA, from the coding sequence ATGCTCAGGGTGATCCTCGCCGGGCTCCGGGCGCGGAAGCTGCGCCTGGTGCTCACCTCTCTCGCGATCGTGCTGGGCGTCGGCTTCGTCTCCGGCACCCAGGTGCTCACCGACACCCTCCAGGCCGGCTACCGCCAGGGGTTCACCGCCGACGCCGGCAAGCTGGACGTCGTCGTGATCCCGGGCAAGGAGGAGCTGACCAGCGAGACCCTCGGCAAGATCCGGGCCGTCCCGGGGGTGGCGGAGGCCCACCCGGTGCTCATCGGGGAGGCCCCGCTGATCGGCCGGGACGGCAAGGTCGTCGGCGAGATCCCGCCGCGGGGCGTGGCGATGCCGGTGATCCGCCTCAACGTGACCGCCGGGGAGGCCCCCACCGCGGCCGGTGAGGCCGTGCTCGACGAGGCCACCGCCGAGGAGCAGGGCTTCTCGGTGGGCGACACCATCGCCGTGCTGGACCACAAGGGCGCCCGGCACGAGTTCCGGCTCGCCGGGATCTTCGACGTCGGGGTCGACCAGCGGCTCGCCTACGGCGGGGCGGTGGTCTTCACCGTGGACGACGCGCTGCGGATCACCGGGGTGAAGAGGTTCACCGAGATCGACGTCATCGGCGCCGGCACATCCCCGGAGAGCCTCCGCGACGCCGTCGCCTCCGCCCTGGGCTCCGCGGCCGAGGTGCGGACCGGTGAGGAGCACGCCGAGGTGCTCGCCGAGGCGAACGGCGCCAGCCTCGGCGTGATGCGGATCGGGCTGCTGCTGTTCGCCGCGGTCGCGCTGCTCGTCGCCGGGCTGGTCATCTACAACACGTTCAGCATCCTGGTGGCCCAGCGGACCCGGGAGATGGCGCTGCTCCGCTGCATCGGCGCGACCCGGCGCCAGGTCTTCGGCGCGGTCGTGCTGGAGTCGGCGATCGTCGGCCTGATCTCGTCGATCCTCGGCCTGTTCGCCGGGCTGGGGCTCGGCGCGGGGGCGATCGCCCTGCTCGAGGCGACGGGCTCCGACCTGCCCGGCGGGACCGTGCGGCTGTCCACCGCGGCCGCGGTGAGCGGGCTCGTGACCGGGCTGGCGGTGACCGTGGGCGCGGCCCTGCTGCCCGCCCGCCAGGCCACCAAGGTCGCGCCGGTGGCGGCCCTGCGCACCCAGGTGGAGGAGCAGTCCTTCCGGGCCGGGGTGCTCCGCGTGGTGGCCTCCCTCCTGCTCGCGCTCGCCGGCGGGGCCGTCACCGCGTACGGCGTGGCCGGGGAGCCGGGCGAGAACGCGCTGGTCATCGTCACCGCGGGCGGCATCCTGGTCTTCTTCGCCGTGCTGATCATCGGCCCGGTGATCGTGCGGCCGCTGAGCCGGATCGCGGGCCGGGTGCCCGCCTGGCTCTTCGGCGTGCCGGGGCGGCTCGCGGTCGGCAACGCGCAGCGCAACCCCAAGCGGTCGGCGACCACCACCATCGCGCTCACCGTCGGGGTCACGCTGATCACGTTCATGTCGGTGCTGACCGCGACGCTGCAGGAAACGATCATGAGGAAGCTGGACAAGCAGTTCCCCGCGCAGTTCGTGGTCTACGCCCAGACCGGGACGGTGCCGCGCGCCATCGCAGATGACCTGCGCACCCGCCCGGAGATCGGCTCCGTGGTCGAGATCCGGGAGAAGGAGGGCAAGCTCAACGGCCGGCACGTCGACTTCGGCACCCTCACCCAGGCCGCGCTCGGGGACTCGGTCCATCTCGAGGTCACCTCCGGCTCCCTCGACGGGTTCGGTCCCGGCACGGTGGCGATCGCCGATCACATCGCCACCCGGAACGGCATCAAGGTCGGGGACGTCGTCACCCTGTCCGCGGAGCGGCGGACCGCCCGGCTGCGCGTGGCCGCGATCGTGGACGGCTCCCTCAACCTGGTGCCCCCGGTGCTGCTCCCCGAGCAGAGCTTCGAGCGGTACTTCGGCACGGTGGACGACGCCATGGTCCTCGCCTCCGGGGCCCGCGGCGTGCCCTTCGAGACGGCCGACCGGGTGGTGAACGCCGCCACCCACGCCTACCCCGCGGTCAAGGTCAGCAGCGCGGCGAAGATCCGGGCCCAGTTCGAGGAGCAGTTCGCGATCCTGATGAACATCGTCGTCGCCCTGCTCGGCCTGGCGATCATCATCTCGCTGCTCGGCATCGCCAACACGCTGACGCTCTCGGTGCACGAGCGGATCCGCGAGTCGGCGGTGCTCCGCGCCCTCGGGCTGACCGGCGGGCAGCTCCGCGGCATGATCTCGATCGAGGCGCTGGTGCTCGGGCTCGTCGGCGCCATCATCGGCATCGCGCTCGGCACCGTCTACGGCTGGCTGGCCGCCGCGTCGGCGTTCAACGACGTCTCGCTCCAGCTCCCCGTCGGGCGGATCCTGCTGTTCCTCGCCCTCTCCGGGCTGGCCGCGGTGCTCGCCGCGCTGCTCCCCGCCCGCCGGGCCGCCCGGGTCTCGATCGCGGGCGCGCTGAGCGCCGCCTGA
- a CDS encoding zinc-binding dehydrogenase, which translates to MDAALDAVGGEAITVSLALVRDRRRIGTLVDDEAAAVHGIRRLRGARSAGTLAELAARCASGALRLPVTRRYPLAAAADAHREMETGHVRGKIVLTME; encoded by the coding sequence GTGGACGCCGCGCTCGACGCCGTCGGCGGGGAGGCGATCACCGTCTCCCTCGCCCTGGTGCGCGACCGGCGGCGGATCGGGACCCTGGTGGACGACGAGGCCGCCGCGGTCCACGGCATCCGCCGGCTGCGCGGCGCCCGCTCCGCCGGGACCCTGGCCGAGCTGGCCGCGCGGTGCGCCTCGGGCGCGCTCCGGCTGCCCGTGACCCGGCGCTATCCCCTCGCCGCGGCGGCGGACGCGCACCGCGAGATGGAGACCGGCCACGTGCGCGGCAAGATCGTCCTCACCATGGAGTGA
- a CDS encoding response regulator transcription factor has translation MIRVFLVDDQELVRTGFRMVLNAQPDIEVVGEAGDGQAAIDALGEVEADVVLMDVRMPRMDGVEATRRICATPGAPRVLILTTFDLDEYAFAAIKAGASGFLLKDVPPNELVNGIRVVHSGDAVVAPSTTRRLLDRFAAHLPDGQAGRPELDALTAREREVLILVAKGLSNQEIAERLHLAEATVKTHLGRVLAKLRLRDRAQAIVYAYETGLVSPGHTRV, from the coding sequence GTGATCCGGGTGTTTCTCGTCGACGATCAGGAATTGGTGCGGACGGGCTTCCGGATGGTCCTGAACGCGCAGCCGGACATCGAGGTCGTCGGCGAGGCGGGGGACGGCCAGGCGGCCATCGACGCGCTCGGCGAGGTCGAGGCCGACGTGGTCCTCATGGACGTGCGCATGCCCAGGATGGACGGGGTCGAGGCGACCCGGCGGATCTGCGCGACGCCCGGCGCGCCCAGGGTGCTCATCCTCACCACGTTCGACCTGGACGAGTACGCGTTCGCCGCGATCAAGGCGGGCGCCAGCGGTTTCCTGCTCAAGGACGTCCCGCCGAACGAGCTGGTCAACGGGATCCGCGTCGTGCACTCCGGTGACGCGGTGGTCGCGCCCAGCACCACCCGCCGGCTGCTCGACCGCTTCGCCGCCCACCTGCCCGATGGGCAGGCGGGGCGGCCGGAGCTGGACGCGCTCACCGCCCGGGAACGGGAGGTGCTCATCCTGGTCGCCAAGGGGCTGTCGAACCAGGAGATCGCCGAGCGGCTCCACCTCGCCGAGGCCACGGTGAAGACCCACCTCGGCCGGGTCCTCGCCAAGCTCCGGCTGCGCGACCGCGCTCAGGCCATCGTCTACGCGTACGAGACGGGTCTGGTCTCCCCCGGTCATACGCGAGTATGA
- a CDS encoding ABC transporter ATP-binding protein: MTTMTDVRIAVAASGLTKVYGQGETAVHALRGIDVAFAAGAFTAIMGPSGSGKSTLMHCLAGLDTVTSGTVRIGDVEITGLNDRQLTRLRRERVGFIFQAFNLLPTLTAEQNIRLPLEIAGRRADEALFDHVIDILGLRDRLTHRPSELSGGQQQRVAVARALVCKPQVIFADEPTGNLDSRTGAEVLSFLRRSVKELGQTIVMVTHDPVAAAYADRVVFLRDGLLVSELANPTPQSVLDTLMALEA; the protein is encoded by the coding sequence ATGACCACGATGACCGATGTCCGGATCGCCGTGGCCGCGAGCGGGCTGACCAAGGTGTACGGGCAGGGCGAGACCGCCGTGCACGCCCTGCGGGGCATCGACGTCGCCTTCGCGGCCGGAGCCTTCACCGCCATCATGGGCCCGTCGGGATCGGGCAAGTCGACGCTGATGCACTGCCTCGCCGGCCTGGACACCGTGACCAGCGGCACGGTGCGCATCGGCGACGTCGAGATCACGGGCTTGAACGACCGGCAGCTCACCCGGCTGCGGCGCGAGCGGGTGGGCTTCATCTTCCAGGCGTTCAACCTGCTGCCGACGCTCACCGCCGAGCAGAACATCCGGCTGCCGCTGGAGATCGCCGGGCGGCGGGCCGACGAGGCGCTCTTCGACCATGTGATCGACATCCTCGGCCTGCGCGACCGGCTGACGCACAGGCCGAGCGAGCTCTCCGGCGGCCAGCAGCAGCGGGTCGCCGTGGCCCGCGCGCTGGTCTGCAAGCCGCAGGTGATCTTCGCGGACGAGCCGACCGGCAACCTCGACTCCCGCACCGGTGCCGAGGTGCTGTCGTTCCTGCGGCGGTCCGTCAAGGAGCTCGGGCAGACGATCGTGATGGTGACCCACGACCCGGTCGCCGCCGCCTACGCCGACCGGGTGGTCTTCCTCCGGGACGGCCTGCTCGTGAGCGAGCTGGCGAATCCGACGCCGCAGAGCGTGCTCGACACCCTGATGGCGCTGGAGGCCTGA
- a CDS encoding DHA2 family efflux MFS transporter permease subunit, whose amino-acid sequence MGGHHPTGRGARPHPGLRSGTAGGPADRPGERIDGALVRLGVVIVAGAFTSALDATVVFVALGSIGRDLAGPPAALPWAATGHLLALATVVPLTGWSVARFGARAMWLASLSLFIGGAALCGLAWSLESLIVFRVLQGLGAGMIPPLAQVILVRAAGPRRIGRVMSMVSVPTQLAPIAGPTLGGLLVEGLGWRAAFAAYVPLGAVALLLAWRGLPRDPRGPAPRLDLAGILLLSPGAAALLYGLSLSGGTGGRPAGTPVWAFTAVGVALVAGFVLHARRPGRAPAVDLRLFRHRPFTVASVLIFLSGASLFGLMFLLPAYYQQARGLDPLQAGLMLAPQGAGMVAALAIVGVLVDRFGPRAIVLAGIAITIAGTLPFTQAGIADDRPWSAAALVLRGLGLGAAAMPLTAAAYRELPKEEVPQAAGALVILQRLGASSGTRCSPWCCSAGSGGTTARRRRSRPPPSATRSGGRWRSAWSRCCPPWRCRGGRRGPGAPRRPRRRLRCLARAGSGPVAGRVARSAGKVSGAFCSVAWAA is encoded by the coding sequence GTGGGCGGTCACCACCCCACCGGGCGCGGCGCCCGGCCGCACCCGGGCCTCCGTTCCGGTACGGCCGGCGGACCGGCGGACCGGCCGGGCGAGCGGATCGACGGCGCGCTGGTACGGCTCGGCGTCGTGATCGTGGCGGGGGCGTTCACGTCGGCGCTGGACGCGACCGTGGTCTTCGTCGCGCTCGGCAGCATCGGCCGCGACCTGGCCGGACCGCCGGCCGCGCTGCCGTGGGCGGCCACCGGCCACCTGCTCGCCCTCGCCACGGTGGTGCCGCTGACCGGGTGGTCGGTGGCGCGGTTCGGCGCGCGGGCGATGTGGCTCGCCTCGCTGTCCCTCTTCATCGGCGGCGCGGCGCTGTGCGGCCTCGCCTGGTCGCTGGAGAGCCTCATCGTCTTCCGCGTGCTGCAGGGCCTCGGTGCGGGGATGATCCCGCCGCTCGCGCAGGTGATCCTGGTCCGGGCGGCCGGCCCGCGCCGGATCGGCCGGGTCATGAGCATGGTGAGCGTCCCCACCCAGCTCGCCCCGATCGCCGGCCCCACCCTGGGCGGCCTGCTCGTCGAGGGCCTCGGCTGGCGCGCGGCCTTCGCCGCCTATGTCCCGCTCGGCGCCGTGGCGCTCCTCCTCGCCTGGCGCGGCCTGCCGCGCGATCCGCGGGGCCCGGCGCCACGGCTGGACCTCGCCGGGATCCTGCTCCTCTCCCCCGGGGCCGCCGCCCTGCTGTACGGCCTGTCGCTGTCGGGCGGGACCGGCGGCCGGCCCGCCGGAACGCCGGTGTGGGCGTTCACCGCGGTGGGGGTGGCGCTGGTGGCCGGGTTCGTGCTCCACGCCCGCCGGCCGGGGCGGGCTCCCGCGGTCGACCTCCGCCTCTTCCGGCACCGGCCGTTCACCGTGGCGAGCGTGCTGATCTTCCTCTCCGGCGCGTCGCTGTTCGGGCTGATGTTCCTGCTCCCGGCCTACTACCAGCAGGCCCGCGGGCTCGACCCGCTGCAGGCCGGGCTGATGCTCGCCCCGCAGGGAGCCGGCATGGTCGCGGCGCTGGCGATCGTGGGCGTGCTGGTCGACCGGTTCGGGCCCCGCGCGATCGTGCTCGCCGGCATCGCGATCACCATCGCCGGCACGCTGCCGTTCACCCAGGCGGGCATCGCCGACGACCGGCCGTGGTCGGCCGCGGCGCTGGTCCTGCGCGGGCTGGGGCTGGGGGCCGCGGCCATGCCGCTCACCGCCGCCGCGTACCGGGAGCTGCCGAAGGAGGAGGTGCCCCAGGCCGCCGGCGCGCTGGTCATCCTGCAGCGGCTGGGCGCCTCGTCCGGGACCCGCTGCTCGCCGTGGTGCTGCAGCGCGGGCTCGGGCGGGACGACGGCGCGCCGGCGGCGGAGCAGGCCGCCGCCTTCAGCCACGCGTTCTGGTGGACGGTGGCGCTCAGCGTGGTCGCGCTGCTGCCCGCCCTGGCGCTGCCGGGGCGGCCGGCGGGGCCCGGGCGCGCCGCGCCGCCCGCGGAGGCGGCTCCGCTGCCTCGCCCGGGCCGGGTCCGGTCCGGTGGCCGGCCGGGTGGCCCGGAGCGCCGGGAAGGTGAGCGGAGCGTTCTGTTCAGTAGCATGGGCGGCATGA